The following proteins are encoded in a genomic region of Lytechinus variegatus isolate NC3 chromosome 7, Lvar_3.0, whole genome shotgun sequence:
- the LOC121419193 gene encoding UDP-glucuronosyltransferase 2B16-like isoform X2, whose protein sequence is MRIYRYLRMYRLSLCCYYTVVFFSIVWQTVSSFNILVSPVYGEGSHFFAGAAVAQGLVDKGHNVTVLISRAYEHRTQDPRYSKLHFLIFDHRNRSTEDVRQMFFQVNTFVFKSKETQLIELFSLVSESMAEDCECVLRDVTIMKQLEGIDAIIVDPTWICGMVMRHVLERTLNYSKHIKMISMTPNIPDGTLLLYSGSYLNLAFQPEISSGYTNRMTFLQRVNNVFFFSSVLFLASKIAIPPYEKVARNMGFDQNEFDLSLWTWHKYFDLHLINIHTSSEFPFPLAPNIILIGGGLTVTPPAKLDKNLEEFVNSSGDEGIIVFTLGTYFSSVTKFEPEFVDLFAEAFQRLPQKVIWQLKELPKKELPSNVKALPWVPQNDLLGHPKLRVIITHGGNNGFQEACSHGVPMVIIPFIADQYDVGARVEARGMGRSLDKHSLSADVIYETLHEVINNPSYAQVAKEVSSIIKNDFMSGKERAAFWVDHVIRYGGEYLRSPAAELSFIQFYMLDVLAFLSALLCIILLLVFFCLRFCFRLCFRLVFGRTKSKTD, encoded by the exons ATGCGAATTTACAGATATTTGAGAATGTATCGGCTATCGCTTTGCTGCTATTACACAGTGGTATTCTTCTCAATAGTTTGGCAGACGGTCTCTAGTTTCAATATCTTGGTCTCCCCTGTATACGGAGAGGGAAGCCATTTTTTCGCTGGAGCGGCCGTGGCCCAGGGATTAGTTGACAAAGGGCATAACGTGACTGTTCTCATCAGCAGGGCATATGAACATAGGACTCAGGATCCGAGGTATTCCAAACTACACTTCCTCATCTTCGATCATCGGAACAGATCGACGGAGGATGTCCGTCAAATGTTTTTCCAGGTCAACACATTCGTATTTAAAAGTAAAGAAACTCAGTTGATAGAGTTGTTTTCTCTTGTGAGCGAGTCGATGGCGGAAGATTGCGAATGTGTCCTACGTGACGTCACAATCATGAAACAACTGGAAGGAATAGATGCTATTATAGTGGATCCTACTTGGATTTGTGGCATGGTGATGAGACATGTCCTTGAACGAACTCTCAATTACAGCAAACACATTAAGATGATATCAATGACACCAAACATTCCTGATGGAACCCTGCTATTGTATAGTGGATCTTATTTAAATCTTGCCTTTCAACCAGAGATATCATCTGGGTACACCAACAGAATGACCTTCTTGCAGAGGGTCAATAACGTCTTTTTCTTCAGTTCGGTACTCTTTTTAGCAAGTAAGATTGCTATACCACCGTATGAAAAAGTTGCAAGGAACATGGGTTTTGATCAGAACGAGTTTGACCTAAGCTTATGGACTTGGCACAAATATTTCGATTTGCATCTTATCAACATTCATACTTCATCTGAGTTTCCCTTTCCACTTGCAcctaatattattttgataggAGGGGGTCTTACAGTGACACCGCCAGCAAAGCTTGATAAG AATTTAGAGGAGTTCGTGAATAGTTCTGGAGACGAAGGCATTATCGTGTTCACCCTTGGTACATACTTTTCATCAGTAACAAAGTTTGAGCCAGAGTTTGTCGACTTGTTTGCTGAGGCTTTCCAAAGATTACCGCAGAAAGTTATTTGGCAGTTGAAAGAGCTTCCAAAGAAAGAGTTACCATCTAATGTAAAAGCATTGCCATGGGTTCCGCAGAATGATCTGCTCG GTCACCCAAAGCTACGTGTGATCATAACTCACGGCGGTAACAACGGGTTTCAAGAGGCTTGTAGTCATGGCGTACCTATGGTCATTATACCTTTCATTGCTGACCAATACGACGTCGGAGCAAGAGTCGAAGCAAGAGGTATGGGGAGAAGTCTCGACAAACACTCACTCAGCGCTGACGTCATTTATGAGACCCTTCATGAAGTCATCAATAACCCAAG TTATGCACAGGTGGCCAAAGAAGTCTCATCTATCATAAAAAACGACTTTATGTCTGGAAAAGAACGTGCTGCATTCTGGGTAGACCACGTGATAAGATATGGTGGAGAATATCTCAGATCGCCTGCTGCAgaactttctttcattcaattcTATATGTTAGATGTCCTTGCATTTCTCTCCGcattactttgtattatattattacttgtatttttctgtttaagattttgtttTCGTTTGTGCTTTCGACTTGTTTTCGGTAGAACCAAATCTAAAACAGATTGA
- the LOC121419193 gene encoding UDP-glucuronosyltransferase-like isoform X1 encodes MRIYRYLRMYRLSLCCYYTVVFFSIVWQTVSSFNILVSPVYGEGSHFFAGAAVAQGLVDKGHNVTVLISRAYEHRTQDPRYSKLHFLIFDHRNRSTEDVRQMFFQVNTFVFKSKETQLIELFSLVSESMAEDCECVLRDVTIMKQLEGIDAIIVDPTWICGMVMRHVLERTLNYSKHIKMISMTPNIPDGTLLLYSGSYLNLAFQPEISSGYTNRMTFLQRVNNVFFFSSVLFLASKIAIPPYEKVARNMGFDQNEFDLSLWTWHKYFDLHLINIHTSSEFPFPLAPNIILIGGGLTVTPPAKLDKVIRACTQNLEEFVNSSGDEGIIVFTLGTYFSSVTKFEPEFVDLFAEAFQRLPQKVIWQLKELPKKELPSNVKALPWVPQNDLLGHPKLRVIITHGGNNGFQEACSHGVPMVIIPFIADQYDVGARVEARGMGRSLDKHSLSADVIYETLHEVINNPSYAQVAKEVSSIIKNDFMSGKERAAFWVDHVIRYGGEYLRSPAAELSFIQFYMLDVLAFLSALLCIILLLVFFCLRFCFRLCFRLVFGRTKSKTD; translated from the exons ATGCGAATTTACAGATATTTGAGAATGTATCGGCTATCGCTTTGCTGCTATTACACAGTGGTATTCTTCTCAATAGTTTGGCAGACGGTCTCTAGTTTCAATATCTTGGTCTCCCCTGTATACGGAGAGGGAAGCCATTTTTTCGCTGGAGCGGCCGTGGCCCAGGGATTAGTTGACAAAGGGCATAACGTGACTGTTCTCATCAGCAGGGCATATGAACATAGGACTCAGGATCCGAGGTATTCCAAACTACACTTCCTCATCTTCGATCATCGGAACAGATCGACGGAGGATGTCCGTCAAATGTTTTTCCAGGTCAACACATTCGTATTTAAAAGTAAAGAAACTCAGTTGATAGAGTTGTTTTCTCTTGTGAGCGAGTCGATGGCGGAAGATTGCGAATGTGTCCTACGTGACGTCACAATCATGAAACAACTGGAAGGAATAGATGCTATTATAGTGGATCCTACTTGGATTTGTGGCATGGTGATGAGACATGTCCTTGAACGAACTCTCAATTACAGCAAACACATTAAGATGATATCAATGACACCAAACATTCCTGATGGAACCCTGCTATTGTATAGTGGATCTTATTTAAATCTTGCCTTTCAACCAGAGATATCATCTGGGTACACCAACAGAATGACCTTCTTGCAGAGGGTCAATAACGTCTTTTTCTTCAGTTCGGTACTCTTTTTAGCAAGTAAGATTGCTATACCACCGTATGAAAAAGTTGCAAGGAACATGGGTTTTGATCAGAACGAGTTTGACCTAAGCTTATGGACTTGGCACAAATATTTCGATTTGCATCTTATCAACATTCATACTTCATCTGAGTTTCCCTTTCCACTTGCAcctaatattattttgataggAGGGGGTCTTACAGTGACACCGCCAGCAAAGCTTGATAAGGTAATACGAGCATGCACTCAG AATTTAGAGGAGTTCGTGAATAGTTCTGGAGACGAAGGCATTATCGTGTTCACCCTTGGTACATACTTTTCATCAGTAACAAAGTTTGAGCCAGAGTTTGTCGACTTGTTTGCTGAGGCTTTCCAAAGATTACCGCAGAAAGTTATTTGGCAGTTGAAAGAGCTTCCAAAGAAAGAGTTACCATCTAATGTAAAAGCATTGCCATGGGTTCCGCAGAATGATCTGCTCG GTCACCCAAAGCTACGTGTGATCATAACTCACGGCGGTAACAACGGGTTTCAAGAGGCTTGTAGTCATGGCGTACCTATGGTCATTATACCTTTCATTGCTGACCAATACGACGTCGGAGCAAGAGTCGAAGCAAGAGGTATGGGGAGAAGTCTCGACAAACACTCACTCAGCGCTGACGTCATTTATGAGACCCTTCATGAAGTCATCAATAACCCAAG TTATGCACAGGTGGCCAAAGAAGTCTCATCTATCATAAAAAACGACTTTATGTCTGGAAAAGAACGTGCTGCATTCTGGGTAGACCACGTGATAAGATATGGTGGAGAATATCTCAGATCGCCTGCTGCAgaactttctttcattcaattcTATATGTTAGATGTCCTTGCATTTCTCTCCGcattactttgtattatattattacttgtatttttctgtttaagattttgtttTCGTTTGTGCTTTCGACTTGTTTTCGGTAGAACCAAATCTAAAACAGATTGA